A stretch of DNA from Phycisphaerales bacterium AB-hyl4:
TGGCTTCGTAGGCCTGCTGGATGGCGGGCTCCATCTTCGACCAGTACCGCGGGCTGAAGTTCATGCGGGAAACATCGAGATTGATGCCAACGCTTCGGGAGCGTGTCTGATGTTTCTGGTAGCGGCGCCAAAGTTCAGCGGGGTCGTGATCCAAGGGTGTGCTCCTGCGAGTCGTGAGGCATGTTGTGTTGCGGTCATCAGCGTTGGCCGAGTTGATCGCGGCGCGGGGGCATGACGGTCAATCGGTAACGCTGGCTGGTTTCGGGGTCGTAAAGCTCGGCCGAGGTGACCGGCTCGGTGCGGTCGGGCGACAGCAGGCCGGCGGTCGGGAACGCTTCCTGGTAGCGGTTGATGAAATGTCGGAGGCTGAAGCTGTTGTCCACGCCGATGTCGATGCGGCTGATCTCGCGGACATATTGGCGGTTGACCCAGAGCTGCATGTCTTCGAGCACCTCGGGGCTGCGGTTGATGATCTGGATTCGGCCGCCCCGCCGCTGCACGAGGATATCCAGGTCGTCGGCGTGCTCGGCCTGATCCGGGTACGCCAGCGTCGCGAGGTTCTGCGCTCGCTCGTCGTCGACGAAGGTACTGGTGCTGCAACCTGCCAGCAGCAGGCCGACCGCCAGCAGCGCGGCGCTGAGAACGGGCCGAGGGTGGGCTTGTGCGACAATCCGTTTTAAAAACATGCGGCTTTTCCGTGGCCAATCGTGCGAATCAAAGCCTCCATCATGGCGAGCTTGGCGTTGTGAAGCAAACGCGCAGGCCCTCGTGGGGCGGTATAATGACCCCTTATGCCCACAATCGGCAACGTACAACTCGACGCACCCTTTTTCCAGGCGGGCCTGGCGGGCTATTCCGACGCGGCGATGCGGCTGGTCGCCCGGCGGCACGGCTGCCCCTATTGCGTCACCGAGGCGATGCTCGATCAGTTTCTCATCGCCGGCGGCAAGGGGCTCGCGGCAGCGCAACTGAACAACGCCGACCACCCGATCGCCGGCCAGCTCATGGGCTCACACCCGACCGAGATCGCGATGGGGGCGAAGATCCTCGTCCAGCTCGGCTACGACGTAATCGACATCAACCTCGCCTGCCCGGTGAAGAAGATCAAGAAAAAGGCGCGCGGCGGACACCTGATGCAAGTGCCCGACGAGGCGATCGCCATTCTCGACGCCGTGCGGCAGGCGGTGGGCGACGATCGGCCATGCACGGTGAAGCTGCGGCGCGGCAGCGATGACAGCGTCGAGGCCGAGCGACATTTTCACCGCATTTTCGAAGCGGTGATCGAGCTGGGCTACGCCGGCGCGATCGTGCACGGCCGAACGGTCGAGCAGAAATACCTCGGCCCATCGCGGTGGGCCTTTCTTCGCGATTTGGTGCAGCGATACAAGCCCGAGGGCGGCGACGCCCCCCTGCTCATCGGCGGGTCGGGCGACATCTGGTCGGCAGCGGATATCTTCCGCATGATCGATGAAACGGGCGTCGACCTGGTGAGCGTCGCCCGCGGGTGCATCGGCAACCCGTGGATCTTCGAGCAGGCCCGGGCCCTGCAGCGCGGCGACGCTGAAGGCGGCCGACGCTCGCCCACGCTCGCCCAGCAGCGCGGCGTGCTGCGGGAACATTTCGAGCTGTCACTATCGCTGCACGGCGAAAAGAAGGCGGGCATGATGATGCGCAAGTTCGGCATCAAGTTCTCACGGCATCACCCCGACGGCGAGGCGGTACGGCAGGCGTTCATCACCGTCAAAAGCCTCGCCGACTGGGAGGCGGTGCTCGCGCGCCATTACGCCGGCGACGGACCGGGTGTCGATGTCGCCCTCGCTCGGCCGGACGAGGCGGAGCATGCAAGCTGCAACGAACCGCTCGGCGCGACGTGAACCGCCAGGCCCGGCGGGAAACCGCGATCCTCGCTACAATCGCGGCTTGTTCGGACCCGACTTGAACCTGCAACAGGAAATCCAGCCATGATGCGATCCGCGTGGCTATGCGTACTGCTGGGACTGACGACAACGCTCGTCCTCACCGGCTGCGCCCAGACCTATGTCAACATCCCGGCACAGGCGGGCGATGTCGCCAGCCATGACCCCAACAGCTCGAACGTGCGCGACATTCAGGTGCAGGCGATCCGGGTCGTGCTGCGCGATCGGCCGCTCGAGTCGCCGATCGGCATCATCCTGCCCGAAGGCACGGAGCCGCTGTTCACCGCGGCGGTGGCGTCGGACCTGGGCGAAGGCGTCTACGCGCTGACCGACCTCGAAGGTTCGCCGGCTTCGGTTATTGAGGTCGATCAGATCCGTATCCGCGGCACGAGCGCCGAGGTCGACGTCATTCGGCCGCGCGGAACGGAAGGTCGACAGACCGTCACCGTCTACCTCACACGCACGCCCTTCGTCGGCTGGTCCGTCGAACGCACACGCGCCTGGCAGGGCATTATCACTCACTGACCAGCCGGGCACTCACTGGTCACCCGGGCTCGCCTCTGGAACTCACGCGTCATCAAGGCTCCAGATCACGGGATGGTTCTTGCCAGCCATCACCTCGCCGACTTTGACGTCGGAGGTAAGCGCCTGCCAGTTACCCCGCTGGTTGTCGTTCTTCGGCTCGGCGAGCAGCATGTCCTGGTCCATGTAGATCACGGTGTGCACCTTGCGCGGCTGTTCCGTTGTGTTCGGCCCGGCGCGGTGCAATGTCCAGCCATAGTGAAAACTCACCTCGCCGAGGTCATAAGGCTCATAAACCTCGATGAGCCCTTCCTGACGGATGGCGTCGCGGATGCGCTGTTCGCTTTCGTCGCTGATGGCGAGGTCTCGGCCGATGTTTTTCAGGTGGCTGCCCTTGCCGAAACACAGCGGACCCATCTCGGTGGGCACCGGCTGAAGCGGAATCCACGCGGTGACGCTGCGGGCGGACGCCATCGGCCAATACTGTTGATCGACATGCCATGGCGTGAATCCACCCCCGGGCTCTTTGTAGAGCGACTGGTCGTGGTACAGCCGAACGCCGCGCGTGCCCAGCAGTTCGGCTGCGATGCGGGCGATGCGCTGACTGAAGGTGAACGCCTTCGCGTCCGCATCTTTATGCCAGAGGTGGCCGACCTGGATGAACGCCTTGCCGTAGGTGCTGCGTTTCTCCAGCGGCGTGTCTTTGTTGGGGTTGTGATCGAGCGTGAGTCGGGTGATTACGTCGCCGTAGTGGTTGAGCACGGCTTGGTCGAACACGTCCTTGAGCTTGATGAAGCCGTCTTCGCGGAACTGCTTGAGCTGCTCCGGCGTGACGCTGTAAGGCTGGTCGATCAGATCGAGGCCGGCTGGGGCGGTTGGTTGCGATGAACTGGCCATGGTAAGTGCTCCTGGTGCTGGCGGCGGGTTGGTTTCCTGACAACGCGAGTCATCTTCTGTTGATGCACGATCCGCCGCCACGCCACAATTGCCCCGATACTCATACGATTTTGATCATTTTTATGTATTCGTGGATTAATCATGTACAATTTCCGTCATGCAGCCGACGCTTACGCTTCTGCCGCGGTCGCCCGAGCAGACGCTCTACTGTTTTCGCCGGGTCGATAGCCGCTTCGATTTCGACTGGCATCACCACCGCGAATATGAGCTGACGTGGATCGGCGAAAGCCACGGTCGGCGATTCGTCGGCGATGCGATTGAAGAGTATCAGCCGGGCGAACTGGTCCTGCTTGGCCCGCACCTGCCGCACACCTGGGCGTCCTCCGCGCCGGCCGGACCGGATGCGGTGCATGAAGCGGTGGTCATCACGTTCGATGACGACTGGGTGGTCAGTTTCATTGATCACTGCCCGGAATTTCGCGCGGTGTCGTCGCTGCTTCAAGCGGCGCGGTCGGGCGTGGTGTTCGACCCTGAGCGGGTGGCTGCGTTGCGTCCGCGCATCGAGGCGCTGGTCGATCTGCCAGCCACGGACCAGTTGCTTGAGTTGCTCGCCATCCTGCAACGACTGGCGGACGATGACAAAGCCCGCCAACTTGTAAGCGATGGCTATCTTCAACATTCGCGATCGCACGACGCCCGCGCCCAGCGCATGCTCGAACACATCCTCAATCACGTCGACCAGCCGCTGCAACAGGCGGACGTCGCGGCGCGGGTGGGCATGACGCCGGCCGCGTTCAGTCGATTCTTCCGACGCGTGACCGGCCGCGGGTTTGTCGAGTACGTACACGAACTGCGCGTCGGCCAGGCCTGTCGCCTGCTGATCGAAACCGACTGGCCGGTGTCGCGCATCTGCTTCGAGGTGGGGTTTGGCAATCTTGCGAACTTCAACCGCGTGTTTCGTCGACTCAAGGCGATGCCGCCGCGCGGGTTTCGGCAGCGTTTTGCTCAGCCCGCTCCCGCTCGTGACGCGGCGAGCAGCCAAAGTGCTTGCGGTAGTCCCGTGAAAACTCGTTGATCCGCGGATACCCCAGCCGATCGGCAATCTGTGTGACCTGCAACGTCGAATGCCGCAGCAGGCCGCGCGCCATGCTCATGCGGATCTGCCGAATCCGTCGCATCGGCGGCAGGCCAGTCGCACGACGACAGGCGCGGGTGATGGTCGCTCGGCTGCGCCGCGTCATCGCCTGCATCACCGACAGACTCATCGGCTGCGAAAGGTCCTTCCGACAGCGCGTTTCGATTTCCCACCACCACGCGGCGTCATCCGCCTCTGCCGTCACCAGTTCGGCAGGTTCGGCAAGCTCGGCGAGCAATGACAGCACGCGGCCGTGCACGCGCAGTGATCGCTGCGCTTCGCCGAGCGAGCGATCCTGCCAAGCCGTGTGCACCGCGCGGAACTGCTCACGTAGCGACCGCGATGTCCGCCGCACGCGCCGCTCGAACGCTGGCGGCGCGAGTGAAGGCGCGATGACGTTCAACGTCAAAAACGTCCACGGCGCCGACACCACCTCGACATGTACCGATTCATCCTCGTGAAACCAGATCAGATCGCCCGGCCCCAGCGTGTATCGCCTGCCTGCAACGTCGTGCACCGCCGAGCCGACGAGCGTTAATTGCAAAAGATGCCCCGGCAGGCTCGACGCCACCGTCTGTTCGCCCGCCTCCGTGCGTGTCATCTCACGACACAGCAACACCTGTCGCACGGGCGATGCGCCCACGGCCGGCATCGGGTCAACCGCATCATCCTCATGACTCAAATTGCGCACTGTTCGTGACAAACTGCTATTCCCGTCGGCTACGGTTCGCATCACAATAGACACCACTTTCATTGAACCCGCGACTGCTCGCAAGCGTCTTCTCTGCCATGAGCCAACCCAACCCGACCGCCGATGCCCCCCTGTCGCTGCTCGCCCTGACGCGGCGCCTGCTGGGTGATTATGCCGCGAACGTGCGATTCGAATCGTCGACCGAGGTCGGTGCCCATGCGTTCGAATGGGAGCCGGCGGCAAACGATATCGTCATCCGCGGCCGAACGGGTGTGGACCAGGCCCGCGGGCTCTTCGATTATCTGCGTGAATCGGCCGACGCCTGCCTGACATGGGAAGGCGATCGGCTGACCCTGCCGCCGCGCACGCCTCGGCCGGGCGTGCGGCGAGGCGAAACGGCGCTGCCCTACCGCCATTATCTCAACCAGGTCACGTTTGCCTACTCGACCGCGTGGTGGGACTGGCCGCGATGGGAGCGTGAGATCGATTGGATGGCGTTGCAGGGTATCAACGCGCCGCTGATGGCCGTGGGGCAGGAAAGCGTCTGGCAGGAAACGTGGCGAGCGTTCGGCGTGAGCGAAACAGACCTGGCTCGCTACTGGACCGGGCCCGGCTATCTGCCGTTTCACCGGATGGGCTGCATCGACACGCACGCTGGCCCCTTGCCCAGGCGGTGGATCGATCGGCAAGCGAAACTGGCAACGAAGATCCTCACGCGCATGCGCGACTATGGCATGACCCCCGTGCTCCCCGCCTTTGCCGGCCACGTCCCCGAAGCGCTCCGCCACATCCGCGCCGATGCGAACATCACACAATTGCAACCCTGGGCCGGCTTCGAGGGCACTTGGTTTCTTGACGCCGCCGACCCCATGTTTCACGACATTCAGCGAACATTCCTTGCCAACCTCGTCAATCAGTTCGGCACGGATCACCTTTACGCTGCTGACCCGTTCATCGAAACCGCCCCAACCACTTCCGACCCCACTGCATTGAGCGAGCTTGCTCGGGGCATGTTGCAAAGCATGACCGAGGTGGACGCGGATGCTCAGTGGGTGCTCCAGACCTGGCCGTTCTCTTACATGAAAGAACACTGGGGCCCGGAACAGGTGCAAGGCTTTCTCGCCGGCATCCCGCGCGATCACCTGCTGCTGCTGGACCTGTACTGCGACGTCACCGAGTTGTGGCGAACGTTCGACGCGTTTCACGGCAAGCGATGGCTCTGGTGCGCGGTGGACAACTTCGGCGGCCGGGGCGGCAGCATCGCCTACGGCCGCATGGACAGCCTCGTTCAACGCTTCCACGATGCAAAGCAAGACCCCGTCCGCGGCGAGCTTGCCGGCATGGGCATCGTCTGGGAAGCGATCGAGGAAAACGCCGTCATCGCCGACCTTTTCATGGACGGCACGTGGGAGGCCGAGCCAACCGATCTCTCGCAGTGGCTGACCAACTGGGCTCATCGCCGCTACGGCCAGCCACACTCCGACGCCGTCGCCGCGTGGCAACTGCTTCGCAAGACGGTTTACGCCGCGCCGCGATCGCTGGAGACCACGCCTTACCCCGCCCTCTGCACTCGGCCGGACCTGGTCGGTGCGCGACCGCTTGATGATTGGTACGACCCGGCCGATCTGATCGCCGCCGTGTCGCATCTGCTCGCTGCCGCGCCGGCGGTGGGCGACGAAGCACTTTATCGGCACGACCTGGTTCGCATCACGCTGCGCGCCTTGATGCGCGTCGGCGACGAGCAGGTGGCCCGACTGCGCGACCGACTGTCGGCAAGCGACGCCGCCGGTGTACAGCAGCAAGGCGAAGCGGTGCTCGCGTTGATCGCCGCGGCCGAGCGACTGGCCGCCACGCAGCCGACGCTGCTGCTTGGCCGATGGATCGCCTCGGCTCAGCAATGGGGCGACACATCCGCCGAGCGCGACGCACTGGCGCACAACGCCCGGCAGCAGGTGACGACATGGGGCGGGCCGATCCTCACCGACTACGCGTGCAAGCCATGGGCCGGGCTGTTTCAGCCGTTCTATGCCGAGCGATGGAAGCGATACATCGACGCCGCCCGCCGCGCGTGTGACGCCAACCAGCCACTCGACCTCGCCCGGCTCGCCGAGCAACTCGCCGAGTGGGACAACGCCTGGCTGCAGCAAAACCACACCCCTCCTGCCGATCCGGTCGGCGATCCGCTGGCTGTCGTGCGCGAAATTCATCAGACGTTTCTACAACCAGCCCACAGCGCCTTCGCGGGCACAAAGGAGTAACACCGTTGGCAAAGGTCTACTACATCGGCGACTGGGCCATCCAGATGGGCCCGATCTATGCGGAGACACCTTTCAACTACGCGTGGAAAGGCACGGATCTGATCAACTACGGCCAGTGGCTCAAAGACGCCCTCGCTAACGCCGACCAGCACGACGTCGCCAGTGTCCCCACATGGGACTTCTACCGCCTTCCACCCGGCGGATACGAAGATGTACTTGAATCGCATGACGTGATCATCTTTTCCGACGTTGAAGCCAAGAACTTCCAGCTTGATCCTTCCTTCTTCCAGCGTGAACGCTTCGGCAAGCAGGTGCTCACCTTTCCCGATCGCGTTCGCCTCACCACCGAAGCCATCCGCCGCGGCAAGGGCATGATGTTCCTCGGCGGTTGGCTGAGCTTCAACGGTGAAATGGGCAAAGGCGGCTGGGGCCGTACACGACTGCACGAAGTTCTGCCCGTCACCTGCCTCGAACACGAAGACCTCGTCGAAAGCACGGAAGGCTTCACCGCCGTCGCCGAGCAACCCGACCACCCGATCCTCAAGGGCATCGACCTCGCAACGCTGCCGCCGATCCTCGGCTACAACCGCGTCCAGCCGCGCGAAGGTTGCGACATCATCGCCCGCTGGCGCGAAACCGGCGACATCATGCTCGCCGTCGGCAAGGTCGATCGCGGCCGCGTGCTCGCCTACACCTCCGACCCAGCGCCGCACTGGGGCTGCAACTTCGTGTTCTGGGAGCAGTATCCGCGCTTCTGGGAAAACGCCCTCGCCTGGACGCTCGGCGAAACCGGGTGAAAGGCATGGATACAAATGCAACCCACCATCAACGCTCTACGTCCGCTTCGCCGGCTGTGCTTCGGGCGGCAGGTAGATATTCTGCCGCCATTCCTCGTAATACGTCGCTGCCAACGCCAGCCACCCTGCCGCCTCCACCGGGCTCGGTGCCGGGCTGGACGAAATATCCAGATGCACACGACCAACCAGGCCCGGCAGCATCTCCCTGCGCACGCGCTGCGCCAGGTAACTCTGCGCCAAGCGCGGCTGCAACATCTCACCGATCAGAATCACACGGCTCGGCCGAATCAGGTTGATCGCATTCCCCAACGCCATCGCGAGGTAATCGAGAATCATGGCCACAGTCGGGTCATGCCCGTCAAATGTCGCAAGCCGATCGGTAAGCGTGCTGTCGGCCGCCGCGTCTTTTTCATCGCGCGATCGCATGAAGCGCGTGCTGAAAATGCACGCCAGGCAACCCTCCCGCCGACAGTGGCAGCGGTCGGTCTTCACGTCGAAGCGCATATGGCCCAGTTCATTGCCACCCGTCACACAGCCGCGGTTCGGCTTGCCATCCACAAGCATCGCTGCGCCGATCGCGCCATCGCGCACGCTCACCAGCAGCGAGTCTTCCTCTGCCGATGACGAACCGGTGAGCAACCGCTGCGCCGCGATCGCGTGCATGTCATTTTCCAGAATCACCGGACACCCGTTCGCCGCCTGGTAGATCGGGTCCAGGTCGACCATCAACTGCCCCGGCGCCGCCGCACTGAGCACCAGCTTATGTTGCACCGGATCCATCAGCCCAGGCAGGCTCACGCCCACCGCGCTGACCTGGTCGGTCATGGCACGTTCAAGAAGATCCTTCGCGTCGGTCACCACCGCTTCCGATCGACTGACCTTGCGCGACAGCGTTCGCCCGAGCACTCGGCCGTAGGGCGTCAGATACCCCACACTCACCCTTCCGGGCTCGATCGCCAGCCCGAGCACGCCCCATCCAGAATCGTTGATCTCGACCGGCACAGGCGGCCGACCTCGGCCGTACGCCGGCTTCGACTCGTTCTGCTTCAGCATCCCGCGGTCGATCAACGCCGACACCGTCGCGCTCACCGTGCTCGGCCGAACGCCGACCTGCTCGTGCAGCTCCCATCGGCTCAGCGGACCGTCGCAATACAATAAACGCAACAATCGGCTTTCAAGCGGGCCGGGCAACGTCGCCATGGGATCTCCTGTTGACATACCTTCATCATAACACCATCAACCCGTCTGCAACCTCGTGCAAAGGGGTGATCCATCCCCCTCCGACCCATCAGTCGGCCGACGAAAGGTACGCTTCCATCTGCACGCGCGGCTGCAGCTCGCCCGTCAACGGTGCGTGGCCGCGAAGAAACTCGATCGCCGCATCACGTACCACCGGATTCTCTGGATCATCATCGACAATTTCGACACCTTCCTTGTCCAGGACGTAATCCTGGATCACGTGTGCCGCCGCGACAACGGTATACATCTGCCCATCGTCCAACGCCGTGCCTCCCACGCGTATGTCGTCATCATGCACCTCCATGCCCGACAGATGCAGCGGAAACGACTCGCCATCGAATGCCTGCTCCACCATCGTCCGCAGGTTTCGCCCAGGCGTTCGTACGACGATCATATGCTGCCGGGTATAAGCACCCATGATCCGATACAGATCGCGCGTCAGCACCGGCCCAGCCTCCAGCCCCGCCGCCCGGAACTGCGTCGAATGGAACAGCCCCACATCCGCATCCGCCCACGCCCGTACCGCGTCCGCCAGCAGGTTGCCAAGCGGCGTCTCCCGATCCGGCGCACCTTCGCCAGTGATTGGCGATGTCGCCGTCGTCAACGCTTCGTCCAGCGTCGGCCGGGCCCGTTCAACGTAAGTCTCATACGCCGCCACAACCGCCGGGTCGTCCGCGGTGTCTTCCGTTACGGCAATCAACTGATGGTCGGGAAAGCTGTAATCCTCCCAGCCCGTCGGCTTGTCCACACCGCCATGGCCCCACCACTGCTCGTCTCGACCGTTGATCGACACGACACCCTCACCCGGCTTCACCAGCATGTCCACTCGGCCAAGATGAAACGCATGCGGCCCGGGATGCAGAATCAACGTGTCATTCACATACCAGGGCTCCTGAATCGTCCGATGCGTATGCCCTCCCAGAATCGCATCGATCCCGGACACCGCCTCCGCGATCTCCTGATCAAACCGATGCCCCATGTGACTGACCAGCAGTACCACGTCCGCCTCGTCGCGCAGCTTCTCCACCATCTTCCGAGCCGTCTCGACATGTTCGAGAATCTCAATGCCCTCAAGCGTGCGTGGATACTGATAGACCGCAGTGAAATGCGTATTGAGCCCAAACGCCGCGATCTTCACACCGCCCCGCTCAAACCAGACCACGTCTTCCATGTCGTACCACGCTTCGCCGGTTTCTTCGTCGACGAAGTTCGTGCCGAGCATGGGGAATTCAAGTTGGTCTATAAACCGTTTCAGCGTTTCCTGCCCGAAGTCGAATTCATGATTGCCTAATACGGTGATATCGAACTCCAGCGCATTCATCGCGTCCGCAATAGGCAGTCCGCCGAACATGTACTGCTCCGGCGAGCCGTTGATCACATCACCGCCATCGGTCAGCAACGTGTACGGCATCTGTTCCCGCACCTCGTGTACGAGCGTGCCAAGCTTTGCTAGTCCCTGCGGTTCGTCCGGGAAATAGATTCGCCCATGCAGATCGCAGACGTGGAGGATGGTGAGCACCACCTGTTCCGAATCATCGTGATCCTGGTCCGCCACAACCGGTCCAGTCCCGAGAAGCATCAAGCAAAGCATAAGGCCCGCCGTTGTGAATCGCTGTGTCAATACCATGGATGTCTCACCTTGATCAAATGATTACCATCGTCAGAATATCACCGCATCAATCCTGCAATCCGCGCACATCGTAAAGAGCGTAATTGTCGCCGTCGCCCCATATCTCTTCGCCGGACTGCCGTTCTGCATGACCGTCGAAGAACAGAATGTTTGCGCCACGCTGGTGCGGGTATCGCTGGTACAGCGCCCCCCCCGCCTGGGAACGCGTCTGGTCACCGTAGACGTCCCACCCATCAACCGGGTTGACATGAACGGCGCTATAGACTGTGAAAAACTCGTTCGCCTCAGTCAATTGCAAACGACGTGAAGGACTCCTGATTTCACCTTCGTGGTGAATACGCCACCCGTTCCATCCCACACCGGGGAGCGAATCGCTATTCATGGCGTACATGAAGTTGATCGCGTTGTTCAACTGAATCGCAGCGTGGGCATCAGGGCAATGCAATGTCCAGTTACGCTGCCACGCACCAACTTCGCTTTCCCAGCCGCTCGGCGGAGAGGACATTCCAAGCGATTCGCGTACCGAGGGAATGTTAAAGTACGTGTAATAAGTGTAACCGACCCCGGATCGCCAGTTTGGATTCGTGTTATTGGGTGAGCGTACGGGAATCTGGTAACCATCATGGTCGGTCGCGTAGATCGCGTTCGCGATGCCAATTTGTCGAACGGTACTCATGCACTGAACCGCACGAGCCGTACCGCGAGCCGCCCCCAATGCCGGCAGCAAAATTGATATAAGAAGAGCAATAATGCTAATGACGACTAAAAGCTCGATGAGCGTGAAGCCCGCATGGCTTGTTCGAGCGATCGTTGCATTCGTTTCTCGTGTCATTGTGATATTCCATTTCGCCAGAGGTCCGATCCGCCACAATAGGCGAACGTAGTCAGAAAGATGACGCCTTCCCCGGCCATATCCATCCTGATGTAGGCACTTGTTCATTGATCTTGCCGTTGGTGACACCATGCGTCGAAAGGCTGTTCGGCGGATTTTGTTGAAGATCCAGGCATTCGAACTCGCACCTGAAACAGAGCACGCTACAACTTCCTTTCAAATTACCGCACGCCGCAGATTGGATCAAGAGAAAAACGACTAATTTTTCACTGGACGTGAATTATTTGGAGGGCGACCTCTTACTCATGGCCGCGAACCCGCGGTAACGACGTATAGACTTGTTGGTTAATGGTTTACTGTCGATGATATCGTCGTTTCGGAACCTGATAATGATGGATTTAAACTCGCGGCGAGTTCGTGTGTGGCCGTATTAACGTATTCTTGACAACAAATCTTTCCGTCATTCCTTCAATCCCGTCCCGGTAACGCTCTGAACGAAATAGCGCTGCGCTGCGAAGAAAATTGCCAAACATGGCAGCATGGTCAGAAAACTCGCCGCCATCAATTCGTTCGCATTGCGCACGCCGTATTCGCTGTTGAAGCTATTCAGCGCGAGCGCAAGCGTCTCCTTCTCAGGCGAGTTGAGGTAGATCAATGGGCTGAGGAAGTCGTTCCATGTCTGCATGAACGTGTAAATCGCCACGATGGCGATCACCGGCTGCGACAGCGGCAGCATGATCCGCCAATAGATCGTCCAATGCGACGCACCATCGATCCGCGCCGCTTCGAGCAGGC
This window harbors:
- a CDS encoding bifunctional UDP-sugar hydrolase/5'-nucleotidase; this translates as MLLGTGPVVADQDHDDSEQVVLTILHVCDLHGRIYFPDEPQGLAKLGTLVHEVREQMPYTLLTDGGDVINGSPEQYMFGGLPIADAMNALEFDITVLGNHEFDFGQETLKRFIDQLEFPMLGTNFVDEETGEAWYDMEDVVWFERGGVKIAAFGLNTHFTAVYQYPRTLEGIEILEHVETARKMVEKLRDEADVVLLVSHMGHRFDQEIAEAVSGIDAILGGHTHRTIQEPWYVNDTLILHPGPHAFHLGRVDMLVKPGEGVVSINGRDEQWWGHGGVDKPTGWEDYSFPDHQLIAVTEDTADDPAVVAAYETYVERARPTLDEALTTATSPITGEGAPDRETPLGNLLADAVRAWADADVGLFHSTQFRAAGLEAGPVLTRDLYRIMGAYTRQHMIVVRTPGRNLRTMVEQAFDGESFPLHLSGMEVHDDDIRVGGTALDDGQMYTVVAAAHVIQDYVLDKEGVEIVDDDPENPVVRDAAIEFLRGHAPLTGELQPRVQMEAYLSSAD
- a CDS encoding prepilin-type N-terminal cleavage/methylation domain-containing protein, translating into MTRETNATIARTSHAGFTLIELLVVISIIALLISILLPALGAARGTARAVQCMSTVRQIGIANAIYATDHDGYQIPVRSPNNTNPNWRSGVGYTYYTYFNIPSVRESLGMSSPPSGWESEVGAWQRNWTLHCPDAHAAIQLNNAINFMYAMNSDSLPGVGWNGWRIHHEGEIRSPSRRLQLTEANEFFTVYSAVHVNPVDGWDVYGDQTRSQAGGALYQRYPHQRGANILFFDGHAERQSGEEIWGDGDNYALYDVRGLQD